From Xiphophorus couchianus chromosome 4, X_couchianus-1.0, whole genome shotgun sequence, a single genomic window includes:
- the LOC114142693 gene encoding cyclin-dependent kinase inhibitor 1B-like yields the protein MNIGCRESVCRNLFGPVDHDQLRQDFQLKLKEMMSQDSQRWNFNFQSEMPQLGRFQWEKILACRAASFYQESPQPVVEVNSPRTEDDGSESNNDELHGTNQENYLSVSNTLKRPAERMPRRRKRSLSKPVAKSNDARITDYFAKRRRSVEAKSIVTPISTRKLSAGQ from the exons ATGAATATCGGATGCAGAGAGTCTGTTTGCAGGAACCTCTTCGGTCCAGTGGACCACGACCAGCTGCGTCAGGACTTCCAGCTGAAACTGAAGGAGATGATGTCGCAGGACAGCCAGCGTTGGAACTTCAACTTCCAATCTGAGATGCCGCAGCTTGGCAGATTTCAGTGGGAGAAAATACTTGCATGTCGTGCTGCCTCTTTCTATCAGGAGTCCCCACAGCCAGTGGTTGAAGTTAATTCTCCAAGAACTGAGGACGATGGTAGTGAGAGCAACAATGATGAACTCCATGGCACAAACCAAGAAAACTATTTAAGTGTGTCCAACACACTGAAGCGTCCTGCTGAAAGAATGCCTAGAAGAAGGAAGAGATCACTCTCCAAACCTGTAGCAAAGTCCAATGATGCAAGAATTACAG ATTACTTTGCAAAGAGAAGACGGTCAGTAGAAGCTAAGAGCATCGTCACACCAATTTCAACAAGGAAACTCAGTGCCGGACAATAA